One segment of Castanea sativa cultivar Marrone di Chiusa Pesio chromosome 3, ASM4071231v1 DNA contains the following:
- the LOC142628504 gene encoding uncharacterized protein LOC142628504 translates to MKESTIPTDLSSKHKVCFMMKFALKVMDTCLWYLDSGCSRHMIGDRSRFKVFESKKGGNVTFDDRSKSHIKGKGTISLPRLPDIANVLYVEGLRVNLLSISQICDQDFMVLFLKGKCLVLDEFGKKLISGVRTLDNCYGLVPNVDIVCNMLGMPKPSRVNNVVCGPCQLRKQTKAKHLGTQTSTTSRPLELLHLDLIGPIRTESLGGKRYIMVVVDDFTRYTWVILLRSKSDVSKHIEALFTRFQNEKSLKIDRIRSNHGKEFKNSYMESFCTRSGFSGIQQENQKGDETVNVVIDEASKFGSEKISEEIPKEILPPEPKDVQELVNQEPASPSTPGTPSVVEPTKVEEALQDESWTLIPKPEGEHIIGTKWIFRNKTDEEGNMIRSKACLVAQGYSQTEEVDYDETFAPVIRIESIRILLALACHLKFKLYQMHVKTAFLNGFLKEDVYVVQPKGLIDPHFSDHVLYLKKALYALKQSPRA, encoded by the exons ATGAAAGAGAGCACCATTCCTACAGATTTGTCATCAAAGCATAAGGTGTGCTTTATGATGAAGTTTGCGCTCAAGGTAATGGACACATGTTTGTGGTACCTTGACAGTGGATGCTCACGACACATGATTGGAGACCGCTCTCGCTTTAAGGTTTTCGAGTCTAAGAAAGGTGGTAATGTCACTTTCGATGATAGGAGCAAATCACATATTAAAGGAAAGGGAACCATATCTTTACCTAGACTGCCAGACATTGCAAATGTGCTATATGTAGAAGGTCTAAGAGTGAACTTGTTGAGCATAAGtcagatatgtgatcaagactttATGGTACTGTTCTTAAAAGGGAAATGCCTTGTGTTGGATGAATTtggaaagaaactcataagtggtGTTCGCACTCTAGACAATTGTTATGGTCTGGTCCctaatgttgatattgtgtgcaata tGTTGGGGATGCCAAAGCCCAGTAGAGTTAACAATGTTGTGTGTGGACCGTGCCAGCTTAGAAAACAGACAAAAGCTAAACATCTAGGCACTCAGACATCTACTACATCTAGACCATTGGAGCTACTACATTTGGATCTCATAGGTCCAATTAGAACCGAGTCTCTTGGTGGGAAGAGATACATCATGGTTGTGGTAGATGACTTCACTAGGTACACTTGGGTCATTCTTCTAAGATCCAAGTCAGATGTTTCTAAGCACATTGAAGCCTTGTTCACAAGATTTCAAAATGAGAAGAGCTTAAAGATTGATCGAATTCGAAGTAATCACGGTAAAGAATTCAAAAACTCGTACATGGAGTCTTTTTGCACTAGATCag GCTTTTCGGGTATACAACAAGAGAACCAAAAAGGCGATGAAACTGTAAATGTTGTTATCGATGAAGCTTCGAAGTTCGGTTCTgagaaaattagtgaggaaatccccaaagaaattcttcctccTGAGCCCAAGGATGTTCAAGAACTTGTTAATCAAGAGCCTGCATCTCCAAGTACTCCCGGTACTCCAAGTGTT GTTGAACCCACCAAGGTTGAGGAAGCTCTTCAGGATGAAAGCTGG ACTCTAATACCTAAACCGGAGGGTGAACACATCATTGGCACAAAGTGGATTTTCCGCAATAAGACTGATGAGGAGGGTAACATGATCCGTAGCAAGGCTTGTCTTGTGGCTCAAGGATACTCTCAAACGGAAGAAGTGGACTATGATGAGACATTTGCTCCAGTCATCCGTATAGAGTCCATCAGGATTCTCCTAGCCCTAGCATGCCATTTgaagttcaagctttaccaaATGCATGTCAAGACTGCTTTCTTAAATGGGttccttaaagaagatgtctatgtgGTTCAACCAAAAGGATTGATTGATCCCCACTTTTCGGATCATGTGTTGTACCTCAAGAAAGCACTCTATGCTTTAAAGCAATCTCCCAGAGCTTAG